In Chryseobacterium scophthalmum, the genomic stretch TAATCAACCCGTTAATTCTTTCGTCTTCACAGGTTTTAATAATAGAAATTCCTCCTCCGCGACTGTGACCGATTAATATTATTTTTTGGTCATCAATTTTTAGATCTTTAACGAAATGATCAATCACAACATTTAAATCTGACAATTCTTTTGAATAATTATTATTTCCAAAAGCTTCCAGATCAGCAAAATTCTCAGGATCTTCAACGGTAGTTCCGTTATGCGAAAAATTAAATTTAACAAAGAAAAAGCCTGCTTCTGCAAACTTTTCTGCCATTAAATTCCAGGCACCCCAGTCTTTATAGCCTTTATAACCATGAACAAAAATTACCAAAGGTAGTGTCTCATTGGTTTCAGGGTAAAATGCATCTGCAAGGAAATCCTTGGTTTCAGGATTTGAGATGAGTATATTTTGATTTTTGATGATTTTCATGTATTTTATTTTTGAATTAATTGAATCCGACAAATATTTAATTTTCTGCAATTAGTCGAATCTTCAAGAGAAATATTTTAATTTAAACAAATTTTAAACCTAAAAATAGCACAAATAGAAATAAGCACAAAGGAAAACGTTATTTTTGCATTATGTCAGATTTAAGAACAGTTACTGTACAACGTTATATCCTTCCACTTCGTGAAGGAGGCTCACTTCCTGCTTTGGCAGAAGCCGATGATGATTTTAAATATGTTTTAAAATTTCGTGGAGCCGGTCATGGTGTAAAAATGTTGATTTCAGAATTTTTAGGAGGAAAAATTACGGAAGCTTTGGGATTACCAATTCCAGAGCTGGTTTTTGCCAATCTTGATGTAGATTTTGGAAGAACGGAAGCCGATGA encodes the following:
- a CDS encoding alpha/beta hydrolase family protein, giving the protein MKIIKNQNILISNPETKDFLADAFYPETNETLPLVIFVHGYKGYKDWGAWNLMAEKFAEAGFFFVKFNFSHNGTTVEDPENFADLEAFGNNNYSKELSDLNVVIDHFVKDLKIDDQKIILIGHSRGGGISIIKTCEDERINGLITLASVDTLERFPTKENFEKWKENGVYYVQNGRTKQQMPHYFQFFEDFKNDEYRFDVERSMEMAKAQVLIIHGTNDESVDVKNAEHLHILNPTSELYLIENANHTFGAKEPWEDDALPKGLNEVVEKSIKFIKQNI